In Capsicum annuum cultivar UCD-10X-F1 chromosome 11, UCD10Xv1.1, whole genome shotgun sequence, one genomic interval encodes:
- the LOC107846743 gene encoding uncharacterized protein LOC107846743, which translates to MEIKVESDDNDIPPLESLEVERFSYVTFNHLREVKLMQSNGTIPEKQLIKLLLAKSPELLKMLIEPCLVEESETVQILTELTRFQRASPNAEVVYKLDKHPNPRPVSVSFVRMFSEVDEN; encoded by the exons ATGGAAATTAAG GTGGAGTCTGATGACAATGATATACCACCTCTCGAATCTCTTGAAGTGGAGCGCTTTTCATATGTGACATTTAATCACCTCAGGGAAGTTAAGCTAATGCAAAGTAATGGCACAATCCCTGAAAAACAGCTTATTAAGCTTCTGTTGGCCAAGTCCCCTGAACTGTTGAAAATGCTAATTGAGCCATGTCTAGTTGAAGAATCTGAAACAGTCCAAATCCTCACAGAGCTAACAAGATTTCAGCGAGCATCACCCAATGCAGAAGTTGTATATAAGTTGGATAAGCATCCAAATCCCCGTCCTGTTTCCGTTTCATTTGTACGAATGTTTTCAGAAGTTGATGAGAATTGA
- the LOC124888777 gene encoding uncharacterized protein LOC124888777 — MNLVGFTKRQLQSMRDSKWDSLVNDVSLFCAKHDIVIPKMNKNYSLGKSKRKISSIIYSHLLCVEIFNVVIDLQLGELNSRFDKVNIDLLLGMASLSPDNSFVNYDKNRIIKLATYYPDEFSTSMLEDLSFELDNYIDYVRQGNNDFSKLKRLGDLSKTLVKINLHKTWRLVYLLVKLILILPVATATVERDFSLIKYIKNDLHSRIGDEILNDCLVCYIKDEVFETVHNEAIIDRFQNMTSRRV, encoded by the coding sequence ATGAACCTTGTTGGTTTCACAAAGAGACAGTTGCAATCTATGAGAGATTCTAAATGGGATTCTTTGGTAAATGATGTTTCTTTATTTTGTGCAAAACATGATATTGTGATTCCCAAAATGAATAAGAATTATTCTCTTGGAAAGTCAAAGCGTAAGATTTCAAGTATCATATATTCTCATCTTTTGTGTGTTGAAATTTTTAATGTTGTAATTGATTTGCAACTTGGTGAGCTTAACAGTCGTTTTGATAAAGTGAATATTGATCTACTTCTTGGTATGGCTAGTTTGAGTCCAGATAACTCTTTtgtaaattatgataaaaataggATTATAAAACTTGCTACCTATTATCCAGATGAGTTTAGTACTTCCATGCTTGAGGATCTTAGTTTTGAGCTTGACAATTATATTGACTATGTGCGACAAGGGAATAATGATTTCTCTAAGTTGAAAAGACTTGGGGATCTTTCAAAGACATTGGTGAAAATAAATTTGCACAAGACTTGGAGACTGGTATATTTGCTTGTgaagttgattttgatattaccTGTGGCAACTGCAACGGTGGAAAGAGATTTCtctttgataaaatatattaagAATGACCTGCATAGCAGAATTGGTGATGAAATTTTGAATGATTGTTTAGTTTGTTATATAAAAGATGAGGTATTTGAAACTGTACATAATGAAGCGATCATTGATCGTTTTCAAAACATGACAAGTCGTCGAgtatga